The following DNA comes from Verrucomicrobiia bacterium.
TTCATCGACACGGCACCGGGGAACATCTGTTATCCCGGCTTCGTGATCTCGCTGGGCGGGTGGCTTCCGGACCTCTACTACCACTTGCCCTCGGTTCAGCACAACCGGTCCGGGACGTTCAGCTTTGCGGACGGGCACGTCGAGAGCCGTCGCTGGCGGAATGCGGAGACCACGCGGCTGGCCCGGGAGCGATGGATTCCCAACCACATCGCCTTGCAGTACCCGAACAACGAGGATCTGGCCTGGTTGCGCGAGCGGGCGTCGGTGGCGAAGGCGGAGCCGTGAGCGTTGAGCCGGTGGAGGCCGGGAGTGGCTACTTCCGGCGATAGGTGATGGTGAGGGTGGAGGAACCGGCCGGCGTGTCGAAGTTGCGGGGGCGGGGTCCGCCTTCCGGGGTGTAGGCGACACGAAGCTGGTCGCCGGAGAGTTCGTAGATCCCGTACACCCGACCGGCCGAAGTGCCATCGATGTCCATGCGCTTGGGACTGGCCGAGGGATCGAGGGTGATCGTGCCGCGATCGCCGCCGTCGTCCCAGCGGACGTCATAGCGATCGCCTTCGATCTTGAGGTGGACCTGGGACAGCCAGTCGGCGGGGATGTCGAAGCCGTCCCGGCGGCCGGCGTGCCCGATCCACTCGCCGGCCAAGCGGTCGAGGTCGGAGAGGGTGGGGGCGGGGGCGGGGGCAAGGTGGCGGAGGCGGATGTCCTTGAATTGAACGGTCATCGGGGGACCGACATGGACCTGAAAGGCGAGCACGCCGGAGGCGGCGGCACGGGCGGGGTCATCGTCGATGACGTCGGCGGTGACGCGTCCGTTGATGAGGTGGGTGAGGCGATTGCCGCGGGCGACGATGAGGTAGTCGTTCCACTGTTCCGGTTTGATGCCGGCCTGGATGTCCTCGGTCCTGCCGAGAGAACCCAGGACGGTGACGCGGTGACGTCCGTCATCGGCGGGAGTGATACGGGTGAACTGGCCACGTTGGGCGAGGATGCCGCGACCGCGTTCCTCGTAGAGGATGCCGGAGTAGGTGGTGCCGGCCTCGAAGTCGGCCTGGTAACCGCCGACGATGGGGCCCTGGGCGCCCTGCTGAACGACGCGGCTGCGGTACTGGATGCCGGAGTTGCCGCCGACGATCCGGTAGGAGAG
Coding sequences within:
- a CDS encoding DUF1080 domain-containing protein, producing the protein MNPSPRLARGLASLALALLAAQPFSGHAASDEIALFNGRNLDGWEGHADIWFVRDGAITGQTRPETALKHNTFLVWKGGTIEDFELRLSYRIVGGNSGIQYRSRVVQQGAQGPIVGGYQADFEAGTTYSGILYEERGRGILAQRGQFTRITPADDGRHRVTVLGSLGRTEDIQAGIKPEQWNDYLIVARGNRLTHLINGRVTADVIDDDPARAAASGVLAFQVHVGPPMTVQFKDIRLRHLAPAPAPTLSDLDRLAGEWIGHAGRRDGFDIPADWLSQVHLKIEGDRYDVRWDDGGDRGTITLDPSASPKRMDIDGTSAGRVYGIYELSGDQLRVAYTPEGGPRPRNFDTPAGSSTLTITYRRK